The Burkholderia pyrrocinia genome includes a window with the following:
- a CDS encoding heavy metal-binding domain-containing protein — protein MAETTMQDVTAQLPANAKARLQGLRSAAHPTSVFTSDLSVNEFLLVRKAGFEPIGLCVGSSIYHVGIQYGSWNKNQELDVLSQAMYHARELAMSRMREEARGMGADGIVGVRLEIKHVEWDADILEFVAIGTGVVHNHDTKGFRAHDGGPFTSDLSGQDFYTLLNSGYRPIELVMGSCVYHVAHRGMLKAFSQAGRNVELEQFTQAIYSARELAIERMQVEAQTAKAEGVIGTMIHEKSYRWESHVIEFFAIGTAVAPLNVEIAAKDIPAPTLVLSVND, from the coding sequence ATGGCTGAAACCACCATGCAAGACGTCACCGCCCAGCTCCCCGCGAACGCCAAAGCGCGTCTTCAGGGGCTGCGCAGCGCAGCTCACCCGACCTCGGTGTTCACCTCCGACCTGTCGGTCAACGAGTTCCTGCTGGTCCGCAAGGCCGGCTTTGAACCAATCGGCCTGTGCGTGGGCAGCAGTATCTACCACGTCGGCATTCAGTACGGCTCCTGGAACAAGAACCAGGAACTCGACGTGCTGTCTCAGGCGATGTATCACGCCCGCGAACTGGCGATGTCTCGCATGCGCGAGGAAGCGCGCGGCATGGGTGCGGACGGCATTGTGGGCGTGCGCCTCGAGATCAAGCATGTCGAATGGGATGCGGACATTCTCGAGTTCGTTGCCATCGGCACGGGGGTGGTCCATAACCACGACACCAAGGGCTTCAGGGCGCACGACGGCGGCCCTTTCACCTCGGACTTGTCGGGCCAGGATTTCTACACGCTGCTGAATTCGGGCTACCGGCCCATCGAACTGGTAATGGGCAGTTGCGTATACCACGTCGCGCACCGCGGCATGTTGAAGGCCTTCAGTCAGGCGGGCCGCAACGTCGAACTGGAGCAGTTCACCCAGGCGATTTACAGCGCGCGCGAACTAGCCATCGAGCGTATGCAGGTCGAAGCGCAGACCGCCAAGGCCGAAGGCGTGATCGGCACGATGATCCACGAAAAGTCGTACCGCTGGGAAAGCCACGTGATTGAATTCTTCGCGATCGGCACGGCGGTGGCACCGCTGAATGTCGAAATCGCGGCCAAGGATATTCCGGCACCGACGCTGGTGTTGTCAGTAAACGACTGA
- a CDS encoding heavy metal-binding domain-containing protein yields the protein MGWLSSLFKSKNGPNTPSGPVPEFFDARGVPNMVHQRLADSKSGTLPWVSTLTAPEMALARSHGLKMIAPIAATCWMHYGFSWTEGHAQGWRTALKRLEAEAIALGANAVIDVRMVTVDLYLEDSMDYSLVGTAVRIEGLPPSPAPIISTVPALEFIQLLEARIIPVGLAIGARFEWSKGPLDIGLGWRGNQALPQSTAFWERIRRRAHADLRADAARQGSGVLAQLQFSQLIRSGGENDDSQLLGRHIVMGTVVDCPRGVAVPHNVEFVLDLSDKPDNLRATSEHHNAYSDGI from the coding sequence ATGGGATGGTTGAGTTCGCTGTTTAAAAGCAAAAATGGGCCGAATACGCCGAGTGGCCCTGTGCCGGAGTTCTTCGACGCGCGAGGCGTGCCGAATATGGTGCATCAACGCCTCGCGGATTCGAAGAGCGGCACGCTGCCGTGGGTCTCCACGCTCACCGCACCGGAGATGGCTCTGGCGCGCAGTCACGGTCTGAAGATGATCGCGCCGATCGCGGCAACCTGCTGGATGCACTATGGCTTTTCGTGGACTGAAGGGCATGCGCAGGGTTGGCGCACGGCCCTGAAGCGCCTCGAAGCTGAGGCGATCGCCTTAGGCGCAAATGCCGTGATCGACGTCAGGATGGTGACCGTCGACCTCTACCTCGAAGACAGCATGGACTACTCGCTGGTCGGCACGGCGGTGCGCATCGAAGGCTTGCCGCCGTCCCCGGCGCCAATCATCTCGACCGTGCCGGCGCTGGAGTTCATTCAGTTGCTGGAGGCCAGGATCATTCCGGTGGGACTGGCGATCGGCGCGCGATTCGAGTGGAGCAAAGGCCCGCTCGATATCGGCTTGGGTTGGCGCGGCAACCAGGCTTTACCGCAGAGTACGGCGTTTTGGGAACGGATCCGCCGGCGGGCCCACGCCGACCTGCGCGCCGATGCGGCCCGTCAGGGTTCGGGCGTGCTCGCTCAGTTGCAATTCAGCCAACTGATCCGCAGCGGAGGGGAGAACGACGACTCGCAGCTGCTTGGGCGGCACATCGTCATGGGCACGGTGGTCGATTGCCCGCGCGGCGTCGCGGTGCCTCACAACGTCGAGTTCGTGCTCGATCTGAGCGACAAGCCGGACAACCTGCGCGCTACCTCCGAACATCACAACGCATACAGCGACGGTATCTGA
- a CDS encoding toxic anion resistance protein has protein sequence MDLAAFLNAASEPAETEALQVAPESAVAVSNLPAEVLTPMPPAERLVDLGSLAPEQRAVAQKLADSIRFDDVTTTLNFVDNALQPLAFASRRLLADTTVGEAGEIGRIAAAVIDGIKILRIEELQEQAREAAPKVTGFLSKLSRLGKVAHGAAKSFQENRKAFLGLMDAEEARARRTKADLMITIQQLDEQSKAVREGVSGLSIGIAAMQLALERGVGEAELLRQVAIRTNTAGDAAIAMDYRNTLGNFRGRIADLREAMISAATLIPLIASNRKAAETRVSKLTTGIMVTIPRLMAVAAQAVVQADTRRAGEESEKLDEAARRITALAVQGAHDAAVDAAHSLGGDPRNLEALAAAATQSIETMKEVLAIEQQVLAQDREREQKLIEVRNKLVEGMRGVQAQALAAPPGA, from the coding sequence TTGGATCTGGCGGCCTTCCTGAATGCCGCTAGCGAACCTGCTGAAACCGAAGCGCTGCAGGTCGCGCCCGAGTCGGCCGTGGCTGTTTCGAACCTGCCCGCCGAGGTGTTGACACCAATGCCGCCTGCGGAGCGGCTGGTCGATCTCGGTTCGCTTGCGCCAGAACAGCGTGCAGTGGCGCAGAAGCTGGCGGACAGCATCCGCTTCGACGACGTCACCACCACGCTGAACTTCGTCGACAACGCGCTGCAGCCGCTCGCGTTCGCGTCCCGCCGGCTGCTCGCCGACACTACCGTGGGTGAAGCGGGCGAGATCGGGCGCATTGCTGCGGCCGTGATCGATGGCATCAAGATTCTGCGGATCGAAGAGCTTCAGGAACAAGCCCGTGAAGCCGCGCCGAAGGTCACCGGCTTTCTCAGCAAGCTGAGCCGTCTTGGTAAGGTCGCACATGGCGCGGCCAAGTCGTTCCAGGAGAATCGCAAGGCCTTTCTTGGCCTGATGGACGCCGAGGAGGCGCGGGCACGGCGCACCAAGGCCGATCTGATGATCACCATCCAGCAGCTCGACGAGCAGTCGAAGGCTGTGCGTGAAGGCGTGAGCGGCTTGTCGATCGGCATCGCCGCGATGCAATTGGCGCTCGAGCGTGGCGTTGGCGAAGCAGAACTGTTGCGTCAGGTGGCCATTCGCACCAACACCGCGGGCGACGCGGCCATTGCGATGGACTACCGCAACACGCTTGGGAATTTCCGCGGCAGGATCGCGGATCTTCGGGAAGCGATGATTTCCGCCGCGACACTGATCCCGCTGATTGCGTCCAATCGCAAGGCGGCCGAGACGCGTGTGAGCAAGCTCACGACCGGCATCATGGTGACGATTCCGCGCCTGATGGCCGTGGCGGCACAGGCCGTGGTGCAAGCCGATACGCGCCGCGCCGGCGAAGAGAGCGAAAAGCTCGACGAGGCGGCCCGCCGCATCACCGCGCTGGCCGTGCAGGGTGCCCATGACGCAGCTGTCGACGCGGCGCACAGCCTGGGCGGCGATCCGCGCAATCTGGAAGCGTTGGCGGCAGCGGCGACCCAGTCGATCGAAACGATGAAAGAAGTGCTCGCCATCGAACAGCAGGTTCTCGCGCAGGATCGCGAGCGCGAGCAAAAGCTGATCGAAGTCCGCAACAAGCTGGTGGAAGGCATGCGCGGGGTCCAGGCCCAGGCACTCGCCGCACCGCCGGGAGCGTGA
- a CDS encoding GNAT family N-acetyltransferase — protein sequence MRDDPTSNTAMPNDALESGRGQRMAPSNRRRVLSVAWARHQDEVEQAQRLRYRVFAEEMGASLTSGTPGIDADRFDPYCDHLIVRDEDSQEIVGTYRVLLPHRAREIGALYAESEFDLRRLAHLKPRMLELGRSCVHRNYRSGSTIMALWSGLGDYSHRWGIETMLGCASVPMKDGGHYAASLYREFTRYAEARGGYEASPILPLQVGKLDQCRPADPPALLKGYLRLGARVCSAPAWDPAFNVADFLTLLHMSEMSPRYARHFLGPKSGN from the coding sequence ATGCGGGACGATCCGACGTCCAATACTGCCATGCCCAACGATGCGCTCGAGAGCGGGCGCGGTCAGCGCATGGCGCCGAGCAATCGGAGACGTGTTCTCAGCGTCGCATGGGCGCGCCATCAAGACGAAGTCGAACAGGCCCAGCGCTTGCGATACAGGGTCTTTGCAGAAGAGATGGGCGCGAGCCTTACGTCCGGTACGCCAGGAATCGACGCCGACCGGTTCGATCCTTACTGCGATCACCTGATCGTACGCGACGAGGACAGTCAAGAAATCGTCGGAACCTACCGCGTGTTGCTGCCGCATCGCGCAAGGGAGATTGGTGCGCTGTATGCGGAGTCCGAGTTCGATCTGCGCCGGCTCGCGCACCTCAAGCCGCGCATGCTGGAACTGGGACGCTCGTGCGTGCACCGGAATTACCGGTCCGGCAGCACGATCATGGCGCTGTGGAGCGGCCTGGGCGACTACAGCCACCGGTGGGGCATCGAAACCATGCTGGGATGCGCGAGCGTGCCCATGAAAGACGGCGGGCATTACGCGGCGAGCCTATATCGGGAATTCACACGGTATGCCGAAGCGAGGGGCGGATATGAGGCATCTCCGATTCTGCCTCTGCAAGTCGGGAAACTCGATCAGTGCCGGCCAGCCGACCCGCCGGCACTTCTGAAGGGCTACCTTCGGCTGGGGGCACGCGTCTGCAGTGCCCCGGCATGGGATCCGGCGTTCAACGTGGCGGACTTCCTGACACTGCTGCACATGTCCGAGATGAGCCCGCGCTATGCACGGCATTTTCTCGGACCGAAATCAGGCAACTGA
- the deoC gene encoding deoxyribose-phosphate aldolase, whose protein sequence is MPLSNAQLARTIDHTLLAPDANDAQIRELCRQAAEHRFYSVCVNSANVPLAARELADTGVLVCAVVGFPLGAGLSAAKAFEASAAIAAGAGEIDMVINLGALKSGRADDVKADVEAVHHACGAVPLKVILETGLLSDDEKMRVCEMCRDLRVAFVKTSTGFGHGGATLADVALMRRTVGPDLGVKASGGVRDRAAALAMLDAGATRLGTSSGVAIVTDQGGSDAGY, encoded by the coding sequence ATGCCGCTTTCCAACGCCCAACTCGCTCGAACCATCGATCACACGCTGCTCGCGCCTGACGCGAACGACGCGCAGATCCGCGAACTCTGCCGCCAGGCGGCCGAGCATCGCTTTTACTCGGTCTGCGTGAATTCGGCGAACGTGCCGCTCGCCGCACGCGAGCTGGCCGATACCGGCGTGCTCGTGTGCGCGGTGGTCGGCTTTCCGCTCGGCGCGGGGCTGTCGGCCGCGAAGGCATTCGAGGCGTCGGCCGCGATCGCGGCGGGCGCCGGCGAGATCGACATGGTGATCAACCTCGGCGCGCTGAAGAGCGGCCGCGCCGACGACGTGAAGGCCGACGTCGAAGCCGTGCACCACGCGTGCGGCGCGGTGCCGCTGAAGGTGATCCTCGAAACCGGGCTGCTGAGCGACGACGAGAAGATGCGCGTGTGCGAGATGTGCCGCGATCTCCGCGTCGCATTCGTGAAGACGTCGACGGGGTTCGGCCACGGCGGCGCGACGCTCGCGGATGTCGCGCTGATGCGCCGCACGGTCGGCCCGGATCTCGGCGTGAAGGCGTCAGGCGGCGTGCGCGACCGTGCGGCCGCGCTCGCGATGCTCGACGCCGGCGCGACGCGGCTCGGCACGAGCTCGGGGGTGGCGATCGTCACCGATCAGGGCGGCAGCGACGCGGGGTACTGA
- the deoR gene encoding DNA-binding transcriptional repressor DeoR, with protein METKKGERIKTLMNVLQGQNAIHLREVAELFGVSEMTIRRDLADNPHGLSLIGGYVTRHFAAQRSDIGEYLISAENNRQTEEKRRIGKLAAQFVTTGDTIFVDCGSTTPFIVDFIPDDLEFTAVCNSLNVFAKLQQKPHCSVILCGGAYHRKNMVFESVAETGILDTVRVSKAFISAAGVSDRCGVTCFNFHEVDVKKKVMERAQNRFLLVDHTKFDEVRAAYFAELTDFNYVISDGQLSRRYETTIREHGIALVT; from the coding sequence ATGGAAACGAAGAAGGGCGAACGGATCAAGACGCTGATGAACGTGCTGCAAGGGCAGAACGCGATTCATCTGAGGGAAGTCGCCGAGCTGTTCGGCGTGTCCGAGATGACGATCCGCCGCGATCTGGCGGACAACCCGCACGGCCTCAGCCTGATCGGCGGTTATGTGACGCGCCATTTCGCCGCGCAGCGCAGCGATATCGGCGAATACCTGATCAGCGCCGAGAACAACCGGCAGACCGAGGAAAAGCGCCGCATCGGCAAGCTGGCCGCGCAGTTCGTGACGACCGGCGACACGATCTTCGTCGACTGCGGTTCGACCACGCCGTTCATCGTCGACTTCATTCCGGACGACCTCGAATTCACGGCCGTCTGCAATTCGCTGAACGTATTCGCGAAGCTGCAGCAAAAGCCGCACTGCAGCGTGATCCTGTGCGGCGGCGCGTACCACCGCAAGAACATGGTGTTCGAGTCGGTCGCCGAAACCGGCATCCTCGACACGGTGCGCGTGTCGAAGGCGTTCATCTCGGCGGCCGGCGTGAGCGACCGCTGCGGCGTCACGTGCTTCAACTTCCACGAAGTCGACGTGAAGAAGAAGGTGATGGAGCGCGCGCAGAACCGTTTCCTGCTGGTCGACCACACGAAGTTCGACGAAGTGCGCGCGGCCTATTTCGCCGAACTGACCGACTTCAACTACGTGATCTCCGACGGGCAACTGAGCCGCCGCTACGAAACGACGATCCGCGAACACGGAATCGCGCTCGTGACCTGA
- a CDS encoding aldose 1-epimerase family protein: MRGEFELRRNDFRDTPRTLYRTDGITVTAFAYPSGVEALKLANRRGHVVVLPYLGQMIWAAAFDGHDLTMKHMFRQPKRAASIIDTYGCFMFHSGLLRNGCPGPDDTHALHGEMPCAPMDRASLVVGSDAHGATVEVTGEYEYVQGFGSHYVARPSVRVAEHDAQMTIAMDVTNLGGAPMDLMYMAHLNYAYVPGGRFVQSLSRGGLRLRDSVPAHVKPTAAWRDYSATLAREPERLATLDAPALYDPEIVFFMNGAETDADGVAHFLLAHPDGGAFHTAFRPEQFPHATRWILHNADQQVAAFALPSTCEPEGYEAERRKGHVAALAPGATRRFDVVTGYLSAEEARDA, from the coding sequence ATGCGAGGCGAGTTCGAACTGCGGCGCAACGACTTCCGCGACACGCCGCGCACGCTGTACCGCACCGACGGCATCACCGTCACCGCGTTCGCGTATCCGTCCGGCGTCGAGGCGCTGAAGCTCGCGAACCGCCGCGGCCACGTCGTCGTGCTGCCGTATCTCGGCCAGATGATCTGGGCCGCCGCGTTCGACGGCCATGACCTGACGATGAAGCACATGTTCCGGCAACCGAAGCGCGCGGCGTCGATCATCGATACCTACGGCTGCTTCATGTTCCACAGCGGGCTGCTGCGCAACGGCTGCCCGGGGCCGGACGACACGCATGCGCTGCACGGCGAGATGCCGTGCGCGCCGATGGATCGCGCGAGCCTGGTCGTCGGCTCGGATGCGCACGGCGCAACGGTCGAAGTGACCGGCGAATACGAATACGTGCAGGGCTTCGGCAGCCACTATGTCGCGCGTCCGTCGGTACGCGTCGCGGAGCACGATGCGCAGATGACGATCGCGATGGACGTGACGAACCTCGGCGGCGCGCCGATGGACCTGATGTACATGGCGCACCTGAACTATGCGTACGTGCCGGGCGGCCGCTTCGTGCAGTCGTTATCACGCGGCGGATTGCGGTTGCGCGACAGCGTGCCCGCGCACGTGAAGCCGACCGCCGCGTGGCGCGACTACTCGGCCACGCTCGCACGCGAGCCGGAACGGCTCGCGACGCTCGATGCACCCGCGCTGTACGACCCCGAGATCGTGTTCTTCATGAACGGTGCGGAAACGGACGCAGACGGCGTCGCGCATTTCCTGCTCGCGCATCCGGACGGCGGCGCATTCCACACCGCGTTCCGCCCCGAACAGTTCCCGCATGCGACGCGCTGGATCCTGCACAACGCGGACCAGCAGGTGGCCGCGTTCGCGCTGCCGTCGACCTGCGAGCCGGAGGGTTATGAAGCCGAGCGCCGCAAGGGCCATGTCGCGGCACTCGCGCCGGGCGCGACGCGCCGCTTCGACGTGGTCACCGGCTACCTGAGCGCGGAGGAAGCGCGCGATGCATAA
- the fucP gene encoding L-fucose:H+ symporter permease codes for MSRARIEHTPDGYYLNRTPLFAFTLLCCLFALWGTAANLNDVLIAQFKKSFFLSDFESAFVQSAFYLGYFFLAIPAATVVKKFSYKTTILVGLLLYTTGCLLFFPAASMAKYGMFLVALFVIAAGLSFLETASNSYSTLMGPRDTSTRRLNISQTFYPFGAMAGVYMGSFLIFKEGDASHAQLAAMSAADAHVHQLAMIQATLEPYKWLIVVLVAVFIVFALTPYPACKGNGPGATTHRIDARGTLARLFGNRRFVAGVVAQFLYVGAQVGVWSFTIRLAMQIGGLTERGASRYLLATFFAFFVGKLVATLVMKRVGPAKVLIVYGILCIALLAYTIGVHNITAVYAAVCVSVFLGPCWPTIYGLTIDGLGKDTEYGGSILVMSIVGGAVVPLIQGLISDRTGGNMQLAFVVPLACFVVIVYYGFYCLRHLPAATPDAAAGAGTPARYADTRNPSGA; via the coding sequence GTGAGCCGAGCCAGAATCGAACACACACCCGACGGCTATTACCTGAACCGCACGCCGCTTTTCGCATTCACGCTGCTGTGCTGCCTGTTCGCGCTGTGGGGCACCGCCGCGAACCTGAACGACGTGCTGATCGCGCAGTTCAAGAAATCGTTCTTCCTGTCCGATTTCGAATCGGCGTTCGTACAGTCCGCGTTCTATCTCGGCTACTTCTTCCTCGCGATTCCGGCCGCGACCGTCGTGAAGAAGTTCAGCTACAAGACGACGATCCTCGTCGGCCTGCTGCTCTACACGACCGGCTGCCTGCTGTTCTTCCCGGCCGCGTCGATGGCGAAGTACGGGATGTTCCTCGTCGCGCTGTTCGTGATCGCCGCGGGCCTGTCGTTCCTCGAGACGGCGTCGAACTCGTATTCGACGCTGATGGGCCCGCGCGACACCAGCACGCGGCGGCTGAACATCTCGCAGACGTTCTATCCGTTCGGCGCGATGGCCGGCGTCTACATGGGCAGCTTCCTGATCTTCAAGGAAGGCGACGCGTCGCATGCGCAGCTCGCGGCGATGTCGGCCGCCGACGCGCACGTGCATCAGCTCGCGATGATCCAGGCCACACTCGAACCGTACAAGTGGCTGATCGTCGTGCTCGTCGCCGTGTTCATCGTGTTTGCGCTCACACCGTACCCGGCCTGCAAGGGCAACGGCCCGGGCGCGACCACGCACAGGATCGACGCGCGCGGCACGCTCGCGCGGCTGTTCGGCAACCGGCGCTTCGTCGCGGGCGTCGTCGCGCAGTTCCTGTATGTCGGCGCGCAGGTCGGCGTGTGGAGCTTCACGATCCGGCTCGCGATGCAGATCGGCGGCCTCACCGAGCGCGGCGCATCGCGCTACCTGCTCGCGACGTTCTTCGCGTTCTTCGTCGGCAAGCTGGTCGCGACGCTCGTGATGAAGCGCGTCGGCCCGGCCAAGGTGCTGATCGTCTACGGCATCCTGTGCATCGCGCTGCTCGCGTACACGATCGGCGTACACAACATCACCGCCGTCTATGCGGCCGTGTGCGTGAGCGTGTTCCTCGGCCCGTGCTGGCCGACGATCTACGGCCTCACGATCGACGGCCTCGGCAAGGACACCGAATACGGCGGCTCGATCCTCGTGATGAGCATCGTCGGCGGCGCGGTCGTGCCGCTGATCCAGGGGCTGATCTCCGATCGCACCGGCGGCAACATGCAGCTCGCGTTCGTCGTGCCGCTCGCGTGCTTCGTCGTGATCGTCTACTACGGCTTCTACTGCCTGCGCCACCTGCCGGCCGCGACGCCCGATGCGGCGGCTGGCGCCGGCACGCCAGCGCGCTACGCCGACACGCGCAACCCGTCGGGAGCGTGA
- the rbsK gene encoding ribokinase, giving the protein METIAVIGSNMVDLVTYVARMPARGETLEAPNFELGCGGKGANQAVAAARLGARVVMVTKVGDDVFADNTIRNFEREGIDITHVRKVAGVPSGVAPIFVEPDSSNSILIVKGANRHLKPADIDAAAPTLVECALIVLQLEIELDTVYHAIAFGARHGIPVLLNPAPAVADLDFERIRSVEFFVPNETELAIVSGMPVDSRDTAARAAEALVARGLKHVLVTLGDKGSLLVSRDGVQHVPGVPVDARDTTGAGDAYIGCFARCYAASRDAIDAMRYASAYAAHSVTGLGTQKSYADAATFERFLRDAGL; this is encoded by the coding sequence ATGGAGACAATCGCCGTGATCGGCAGCAACATGGTCGACCTCGTGACCTATGTCGCGCGCATGCCCGCCCGGGGCGAAACGCTCGAAGCACCGAACTTCGAGCTCGGCTGCGGCGGCAAGGGCGCGAACCAGGCGGTCGCGGCCGCACGCCTCGGCGCGCGCGTCGTGATGGTGACGAAGGTCGGCGACGACGTGTTCGCCGACAACACGATCCGCAACTTCGAGCGCGAGGGGATCGACATCACGCACGTGCGCAAGGTCGCCGGCGTGCCGAGCGGCGTCGCGCCGATCTTCGTCGAACCCGATTCGAGCAACAGCATCCTGATCGTCAAGGGCGCGAACCGCCACCTGAAGCCGGCCGACATCGACGCGGCCGCGCCGACACTCGTCGAATGCGCGCTGATCGTGCTGCAGCTCGAGATCGAACTCGACACCGTCTATCACGCGATCGCGTTCGGCGCGCGGCACGGCATCCCGGTTTTGCTGAACCCCGCGCCCGCGGTGGCCGATCTCGATTTCGAGCGAATCCGCTCCGTCGAATTCTTCGTGCCGAACGAAACCGAGCTCGCGATCGTGTCGGGCATGCCAGTCGATTCGCGCGACACCGCGGCGCGCGCCGCCGAAGCGCTGGTCGCGCGCGGGCTGAAACACGTGCTCGTCACGCTCGGCGACAAGGGTTCGCTGCTCGTGTCGCGCGACGGCGTGCAGCACGTGCCGGGCGTACCCGTCGACGCGCGCGATACGACAGGCGCCGGCGACGCGTATATCGGCTGCTTCGCGCGCTGCTACGCCGCGTCACGCGACGCGATCGACGCGATGCGCTACGCATCCGCGTACGCCGCGCATTCGGTCACGGGCCTCGGCACGCAGAAGTCGTACGCCGACGCCGCGACGTTCGAACGCTTCCTCCGCGACGCCGGCCTCTGA
- a CDS encoding PhzF family phenazine biosynthesis protein codes for MTTYAFRLLNVFAESTFGGNPLCVFEDARGMDDATMQALAVQFNLSETTFVLPSERAHARVRIFTPGYEMAFAGHPTLGTAHVVRDLLEAGDALALEFKAGVVNVNARDDVWTFVAPHAGMPKTAACELSDAQTAALLGLTPDDLLAPPIWVDTGADQLLVALKDTAAVRRAQPDSACLDIWPKSSLGRKTAYVFAFDADRPGTVVSRYFFVKHGGGISEDPGTGSACANLGGWLLAGNHALPVAFRVEQGEAVGRPCLLRLSVSANGEIGVGGRVMELGRGVINV; via the coding sequence ATGACCACGTATGCCTTCCGCCTGCTGAATGTATTCGCCGAATCGACGTTTGGCGGCAACCCGCTTTGCGTGTTCGAAGATGCGCGCGGCATGGACGACGCGACCATGCAGGCACTGGCCGTGCAGTTCAACCTGTCCGAAACGACCTTCGTGTTGCCATCGGAGCGCGCGCATGCGCGGGTCCGCATCTTCACGCCGGGCTATGAGATGGCCTTTGCGGGCCATCCCACGCTCGGCACCGCACATGTCGTGCGCGACCTGCTCGAGGCTGGCGACGCTCTCGCACTCGAATTCAAGGCCGGGGTGGTCAACGTCAATGCACGCGACGACGTGTGGACGTTCGTCGCGCCGCACGCGGGCATGCCGAAGACGGCAGCGTGCGAGTTGTCCGATGCCCAAACGGCGGCGCTGCTCGGGCTCACACCGGACGATCTGCTCGCGCCGCCGATCTGGGTCGATACCGGTGCCGACCAACTACTGGTCGCACTCAAGGACACCGCAGCCGTGCGCCGCGCGCAGCCCGACAGCGCGTGTCTCGACATCTGGCCGAAAAGCAGTCTCGGCCGCAAGACCGCCTATGTGTTCGCGTTCGACGCCGACCGCCCGGGGACGGTGGTCTCCCGCTACTTCTTCGTCAAGCACGGCGGCGGCATTTCGGAGGACCCGGGCACCGGGTCGGCCTGTGCGAATCTGGGCGGCTGGCTGCTTGCGGGCAACCATGCCCTGCCTGTCGCCTTTCGGGTCGAACAGGGCGAAGCCGTTGGCCGGCCTTGTCTGCTGCGGCTGTCGGTCAGCGCAAACGGCGAAATCGGCGTCGGGGGCCGCGTGATGGAACTCGGGCGCGGCGTCATCAACGTGTAG
- a CDS encoding TrmB family transcriptional regulator, with the protein MSENTELITSLIRLGFTQYEAQAYAALVGQAALTGAEVGRRAGMPPSKIYETLTRLEARGAVLVNRSEPVRYAAVPHRSLLEELRTRFNADLELAAGALDRLPVQQEPGLVWSLSGREAIASAFARVIVNAKTQIFAGVWDEEIDELGPLLEAAAARGVDTHVAIYGNRTLNGPRHYDMAKCGASARLRLSGRRLAVAVADNTEAVAAEFGDHSPDQATLTTNPVIALLAVEYIKADVSGRVLIDAMSPAEYKKVLKHPDMLAMLAPLDKLG; encoded by the coding sequence ATGAGCGAGAACACGGAGCTGATCACGTCGTTGATCCGGCTTGGATTTACCCAATACGAGGCGCAGGCATACGCGGCCCTCGTCGGGCAAGCGGCGCTGACGGGTGCGGAAGTCGGCCGGCGCGCCGGCATGCCGCCCTCCAAGATCTATGAAACCTTGACGCGTCTGGAAGCGCGCGGGGCGGTGCTCGTCAACCGGTCCGAACCCGTCCGCTATGCGGCCGTGCCGCACCGGTCGTTGCTCGAAGAATTGCGCACGCGCTTCAATGCCGATCTTGAACTGGCCGCGGGCGCGCTCGATCGGCTGCCGGTGCAGCAGGAGCCGGGGCTGGTCTGGTCGTTGAGCGGGCGGGAAGCGATCGCCAGCGCGTTCGCACGCGTCATCGTCAATGCGAAGACGCAGATATTTGCGGGCGTCTGGGACGAGGAAATCGACGAACTGGGGCCGCTGCTCGAAGCCGCCGCGGCTCGGGGCGTCGATACGCATGTGGCGATATACGGCAATCGCACGCTCAACGGGCCGCGCCATTACGATATGGCCAAATGCGGCGCCAGCGCGCGGCTCAGGCTTTCCGGACGCCGGCTCGCCGTCGCGGTCGCGGACAACACCGAGGCGGTGGCGGCAGAGTTCGGCGATCATTCGCCCGACCAGGCGACGCTGACGACCAATCCCGTCATTGCGCTGCTCGCGGTCGAGTACATCAAGGCGGACGTGAGCGGCCGCGTATTGATCGACGCAATGAGTCCGGCGGAGTACAAGAAAGTCCTGAAGCATCCCGACATGCTGGCGATGCTTGCACCGCTCGACAAGCTGGGCTGA